A region from the Wansuia hejianensis genome encodes:
- a CDS encoding NifU family protein encodes MNIEEKIRKIIEKKVQPSLLEHEGNIQLVSYEDGICKVRLLGKCSNCPSAMQTLEELIEPPLKEELPEIRKVILIQETNPELLSFAKKILRHEFP; translated from the coding sequence ATGAATATAGAAGAAAAAATCAGGAAAATTATAGAGAAAAAAGTTCAGCCCTCCCTTCTGGAGCATGAGGGCAACATTCAGCTGGTATCTTATGAAGATGGAATATGCAAAGTACGGCTTCTGGGAAAATGCTCAAATTGTCCTTCTGCCATGCAAACCCTGGAGGAGCTCATAGAGCCTCCCCTGAAGGAGGAACTGCCGGAGATCCGGAAGGTTATTCTGATTCAGGAGACAAACCCGGAGCTCCTGTCTTTTGCAAAAAAAATTCTGAGGCACGAGTTTCCATGA
- a CDS encoding MBL fold metallo-hydrolase, which translates to MITALTSNTTTSVCYLLDEHSHVLLIDPNDFRQIQDTLLSFGGRPELILLTHEHFDHITALEEVRESWQIPVIASRCCSGALTEESENLSNIYDLFVYFRTGFLSEVRHEAFRCRPADIVFDETYSFRWQDHLFELYRCPGHSPGSCVILMDQEVLFSGDYLIPGEKPNLSLRTSCTSDYEAVTRPWLSRLPDGLHIYPGHGSPYTLTKERNSL; encoded by the coding sequence ATGATCACTGCGCTTACTTCTAATACCACAACCAGTGTCTGCTATCTGCTGGATGAGCACAGCCATGTACTCCTGATTGATCCCAATGATTTCCGGCAGATTCAGGATACCCTTTTATCCTTTGGCGGCAGGCCGGAGCTGATTCTGCTGACCCATGAACATTTTGACCACATTACAGCGCTGGAAGAGGTCCGGGAGAGCTGGCAAATCCCAGTCATCGCCTCCCGCTGCTGCAGCGGCGCTCTGACGGAGGAATCGGAAAATCTGTCGAATATCTACGATCTGTTCGTCTATTTTCGCACAGGCTTCCTGTCGGAAGTACGCCATGAAGCATTTCGCTGCCGGCCGGCTGATATCGTATTTGACGAAACCTATTCCTTCCGCTGGCAGGATCACCTTTTTGAACTATACCGCTGTCCGGGCCATTCTCCCGGAAGCTGCGTCATTCTGATGGATCAGGAGGTACTCTTTTCCGGAGACTATCTGATCCCTGGAGAAAAGCCCAATCTGTCCCTGCGCACCAGCTGTACCTCTGATTACGAAGCCGTCACCCGTCCATGGCTCAGCCGTCTTCCGGACGGACTGCATATTTATCCGGGCCATGGCTCTCCATATACACTGACAAAGGAAAGGAATTCCCTATGA
- a CDS encoding LuxE/PaaK family acyltransferase: protein MTRDEFCSQKPFSVPQDEKEAFFAKTIQELTAYHRTHCKPYDRICRNLSQEAPYLPVSLFKTVDLISVPAETASLQMTSSGTSGQSVSRIFLDGETAAGQRKALCSIAGDFLGPRRLPMLILDSPSALSDPSSFSARGAGILGFSALSSRRYYLLDEHMNVRFSELERFIEETAGAPAFAFGFTSIIWSRFCPALSHFGKAWDLSNVHLIHGGGWKKMKDQAVSSDTFKDALRSLCGITKVTNYYGMVEQTGSIFMECECGHLHASLYSDVEILRPSDFTPCGIREQGLIALRSFLPHSYPGHCILTEDLGRLLGTDDCPCGRKGRYFTVDGRIPQAVIRGCSDTVELPAPSIPEPDRMPTPSVQVLAGTYPPHTEVFPAFSQQAEGFLQKLSQNILGNQEARNYPDVYAFGFWCRKSHLHSLKKRLLESAPSSRQGLGLVLHIAPSNMPVMFAYSFAASLLAGNSNLVRLSGKSFPEALWLCGQIENLLALPEFESLRRSNSFVTFPHDNDLITALSSGCSARLLWGSNSTVRKIHSIPASDNCLDLLFPGRYSIAVFDVSFLEQMDDEDFQMLARHFYQDTYEADQNACSSPKTVFWLTGLLPGARVQAVKTAFWTSLSREAERYAPDPWKVMEKYHTLCLNQILLDGLAPVEQYGNHLWVCPFRPASATATDLSDTRGISAPIDTWNGRFGLFFELELAGLPDLVPYLNATVQTAVSAGITPAAFRKALDDNGCHWIDRIVVPGEALQFDTIWDRKDLLLLLSKHS, encoded by the coding sequence ATGACTAGAGACGAATTCTGCAGCCAGAAGCCTTTTTCCGTCCCACAGGATGAAAAAGAGGCTTTTTTTGCGAAAACCATACAGGAATTAACCGCTTATCATCGAACACACTGCAAGCCTTATGACCGTATTTGCCGGAATCTCTCACAGGAAGCACCATATCTCCCGGTATCACTGTTTAAGACTGTGGATTTAATCAGTGTGCCCGCGGAAACGGCATCTCTTCAGATGACTTCTTCCGGCACTTCGGGGCAGTCAGTTTCCCGGATTTTCCTGGACGGAGAAACGGCTGCCGGGCAGCGGAAAGCCCTCTGCTCCATTGCAGGGGATTTTCTGGGCCCGCGCAGGCTTCCTATGCTGATCCTCGATTCCCCCTCCGCCCTGTCCGATCCTTCCAGCTTTTCCGCCAGGGGCGCCGGTATTCTGGGATTTTCCGCGCTTTCCTCCCGGCGCTATTACCTGTTGGATGAGCACATGAATGTCCGGTTTTCCGAGCTGGAGCGTTTTATAGAAGAGACCGCAGGGGCGCCGGCATTTGCCTTCGGCTTCACTTCTATCATATGGAGCCGGTTTTGCCCGGCACTGTCTCACTTCGGAAAAGCCTGGGATCTATCCAACGTCCATCTCATTCATGGAGGCGGCTGGAAAAAGATGAAGGATCAGGCCGTTTCATCCGATACCTTCAAAGATGCCCTCCGCTCTCTCTGCGGGATTACAAAAGTTACAAATTATTATGGAATGGTGGAGCAGACCGGCAGCATTTTTATGGAATGTGAATGCGGGCATCTCCATGCCAGCCTCTATTCTGATGTGGAAATACTCCGGCCCTCAGATTTTACGCCCTGCGGAATCCGGGAGCAGGGTCTGATCGCCCTGCGGTCGTTTCTTCCCCATTCCTATCCGGGCCACTGCATTCTGACGGAAGACCTGGGCCGTTTGCTCGGCACGGACGATTGCCCCTGCGGCCGGAAAGGCAGATATTTCACCGTGGACGGCCGGATTCCCCAAGCCGTGATCCGGGGCTGCAGTGATACCGTTGAATTACCTGCGCCCTCTATCCCGGAACCAGACAGGATGCCAACTCCTTCTGTGCAGGTACTGGCCGGGACATATCCTCCTCATACAGAGGTCTTTCCGGCCTTTTCACAGCAGGCAGAGGGATTCCTGCAAAAATTGTCCCAGAACATTCTGGGCAATCAGGAGGCGCGCAATTATCCGGATGTCTACGCCTTCGGCTTCTGGTGCCGCAAAAGCCATTTACACTCCCTGAAAAAACGCCTTTTAGAATCCGCGCCTTCTTCCAGACAGGGCCTCGGCCTGGTTCTCCACATCGCTCCCTCCAACATGCCGGTTATGTTCGCTTACTCCTTTGCGGCTTCCCTGCTGGCAGGCAACTCCAATCTGGTACGCCTCTCCGGAAAATCTTTTCCGGAAGCTCTCTGGCTCTGCGGCCAGATCGAAAATTTGCTGGCGTTGCCGGAATTTGAATCCTTACGCCGTTCCAATAGTTTCGTTACCTTTCCTCATGATAACGATTTGATCACAGCTTTGTCCTCCGGCTGCAGCGCCAGGCTGCTCTGGGGCAGCAACTCCACGGTCAGGAAAATCCATTCGATTCCGGCATCCGACAATTGTCTGGATCTTCTGTTTCCGGGCCGGTATTCAATCGCCGTATTTGATGTCTCATTTTTGGAACAGATGGATGACGAAGACTTTCAGATGCTGGCGCGCCATTTTTATCAGGATACTTATGAGGCAGATCAGAATGCCTGTTCCAGTCCAAAGACCGTATTCTGGCTGACCGGCTTACTTCCCGGCGCCCGTGTCCAAGCCGTAAAGACCGCATTTTGGACGTCTCTGAGCCGAGAGGCGGAAAGATACGCGCCGGACCCCTGGAAGGTCATGGAGAAATACCATACGCTCTGCCTCAACCAAATACTTTTAGACGGGCTGGCGCCTGTGGAGCAATATGGAAATCATCTGTGGGTCTGCCCTTTCCGTCCAGCCTCCGCAACTGCCACCGATTTATCGGATACACGCGGTATTTCCGCTCCTATTGATACCTGGAACGGGCGGTTTGGCCTCTTCTTTGAACTGGAACTGGCCGGATTGCCGGATCTGGTCCCCTATCTGAACGCCACAGTTCAGACGGCAGTATCCGCGGGCATCACTCCCGCGGCTTTTCGCAAAGCTTTGGATGACAACGGCTGCCATTGGATCGACCGGATCGTCGTGCCGGGCGAAGCCCTGCAATTCGATACTATCTGGGACCGAAAGGATCTTCTGCTGCTGCTTTCAAAGCACTCTTGA
- a CDS encoding AMP-binding protein: MYFFDKNESFYERTMLIVDSQEKRSYTYREIYTLQEQILSTAPSGSLLFLLCRNHPDCIAVYLGCLRMRLVPLLLDEQVHPDDLSRLESSYGPNLIFLPIERTVEFPEAILLWQDDGFALMQLRAEGPSMHPDLALLLTTSGSTGSPKLVRLSRRNLQSNAASIASYLEISQSDRPVTTLPMEYTYGLSVLNSHLLAGAAILATERSFVEREFWDFFRRENGSSLAGVPYSYEILRRLHFSSMELPSLRVMTQAGGRLSPSLQEYFGKLAEERNLRFYIMYGQTEATARMSYLPWSMCLAKKGSIGISIPGGRFELWDEENQLIPEAGREGQLVYWGENVSLGYAETALDLTRGDEHQGCLLTGDLARRDTDGFYYITGRLKRFLKIAGKRLSLDNLEQLLARKWPLWEFACAGTDEAVRIYVAKTEKSQETADAISWFLSDHTNLSTACFQVSFIASIPRTAAGKIKYGSLPQ; the protein is encoded by the coding sequence ATGTATTTTTTTGATAAAAATGAATCTTTTTACGAACGTACCATGCTTATTGTGGATTCTCAGGAAAAACGCTCATACACCTACAGAGAAATCTACACCCTTCAGGAGCAGATTTTATCCACGGCCCCTTCCGGCAGCCTTCTGTTTCTGCTCTGCAGGAACCACCCGGACTGCATCGCTGTCTATCTGGGATGCCTTCGCATGCGTCTGGTTCCGTTGCTTCTGGATGAACAGGTTCATCCGGATGACCTCTCCCGCCTGGAGTCCTCTTATGGCCCTAATCTCATTTTTCTTCCTATAGAACGGACCGTTGAATTTCCTGAGGCTATTCTTCTGTGGCAGGATGATGGTTTTGCACTGATGCAGCTCCGGGCCGAAGGCCCTTCCATGCATCCGGATCTGGCGCTGCTTCTGACGACTTCCGGAAGCACCGGAAGCCCTAAACTCGTGCGTCTCAGCCGCCGGAATCTGCAGAGTAACGCCGCCTCCATAGCTTCTTATCTGGAGATCTCCCAATCTGACCGCCCTGTCACCACCTTGCCCATGGAGTACACCTATGGCTTATCCGTCCTCAACAGTCATTTACTGGCCGGCGCTGCTATCCTGGCGACTGAACGCTCCTTCGTTGAACGGGAATTCTGGGACTTTTTCCGCCGGGAAAATGGTTCTTCGCTGGCAGGCGTTCCCTATTCTTATGAAATCCTCCGCCGCCTTCACTTCTCCTCTATGGAATTGCCCAGCCTGCGGGTTATGACTCAGGCGGGCGGCAGGCTTTCTCCTTCCCTGCAGGAATACTTTGGGAAGCTGGCCGAAGAACGGAATCTGCGCTTTTACATCATGTACGGCCAGACAGAAGCTACCGCACGGATGTCCTACCTCCCCTGGAGCATGTGTCTCGCCAAGAAAGGCAGTATCGGTATTTCCATACCCGGAGGGCGCTTTGAATTATGGGACGAAGAGAATCAACTCATTCCGGAAGCCGGACGGGAGGGCCAACTGGTCTATTGGGGGGAAAATGTCTCTCTGGGCTACGCCGAAACTGCCCTTGATCTAACCAGAGGAGACGAGCACCAGGGCTGCCTGCTCACCGGAGATCTTGCCCGCCGGGATACGGACGGTTTCTATTATATCACCGGACGATTAAAACGATTTTTAAAAATAGCGGGAAAGCGTCTCAGCCTGGATAATCTGGAACAGCTTCTGGCCCGGAAATGGCCCCTGTGGGAATTTGCATGCGCCGGAACCGATGAAGCGGTCAGGATCTATGTGGCTAAAACAGAAAAAAGCCAGGAGACTGCAGACGCAATCTCCTGGTTCCTGTCCGATCACACGAATTTATCCACGGCTTGTTTTCAGGTTAGCTTCATAGCTTCTATTCCCCGCACGGCAGCCGGAAAGATCAAATATGGCAGCCTGCCCCAGTGA
- a CDS encoding sodium-translocating pyrophosphatase → MENLYYLVPAAGVIGLIVAGVFAVKVKKAGTGTERMREVSQAIQEGASAFLRAEYRVLIVFVAVMFIVIGLGLQSWLTAGCFLLGALFSTLAGYIGMWMATRANVRTANAARESGMAKALVTAYRGGAVMGFCVVGFGLLGVSLIYLLTKDVRVLTGYSLGASTIALFARVGGGIYTKAADVGADLVGKVENNIPEDDPRNPAVIADNVGDNVGDVAGMGADLFESYVGALVSAITLGVVAYGISGAMFPLIIAAFGIVASVVGAVFVRGSEKGSPQRSLNLGSNIAYLVVVALSFPLSLAFFNSVMPAVAIVVGLVVGFVIGTVTEFYTSEKYASVQHIAQESETGSATNIIAGIAVGMKSTVVPIVCIAVGILLSYLSAGLFGIALSAVGMLATAGSTIAVDAYGPIADNAGGIAEMSGLDAKVRGITDKLDSVGNTTAAIGKGFAIGSAALTALALLVSYAQVVNIDTINILDFRCIIGVFIGGMLPFLFSAITMESVSKAAYKMIGEVRRQFRDRPGILKGEEKPDYRACVGISTTAALHEMIIPGIIAVAMPLAVGLLLGTVALGGMLAGTIVSGVLLAIFMSNAGGAWDNAKKYIEGGMYGGKGSESHKAAVVGDTVGDPFKDTSGPSINILIKLMTIVSLVFAPLFLAAGSLL, encoded by the coding sequence ATGGAAAATTTATATTACTTAGTTCCGGCGGCAGGCGTGATTGGCCTGATTGTGGCCGGGGTGTTCGCTGTGAAAGTGAAAAAGGCGGGCACAGGGACTGAACGGATGAGAGAGGTCTCACAGGCCATTCAGGAAGGGGCGTCGGCTTTCTTGCGGGCTGAATATCGTGTATTGATTGTATTTGTGGCTGTGATGTTCATAGTCATCGGCCTGGGGCTGCAGAGCTGGCTGACTGCGGGCTGCTTCCTGCTGGGGGCGTTGTTCTCTACGCTGGCCGGTTATATAGGAATGTGGATGGCGACCCGCGCGAATGTGCGGACCGCCAATGCTGCCAGGGAGTCGGGAATGGCAAAAGCGCTGGTCACGGCCTATCGCGGCGGCGCGGTTATGGGCTTCTGTGTTGTGGGTTTTGGATTGCTGGGAGTAAGCCTGATCTATCTGCTGACTAAGGATGTCAGGGTGCTGACCGGATATAGCCTGGGGGCCTCCACGATAGCGCTTTTCGCCCGTGTCGGAGGCGGTATTTATACGAAGGCTGCAGATGTAGGCGCAGACCTGGTGGGAAAAGTAGAAAACAATATTCCGGAGGATGATCCCCGGAATCCGGCGGTTATCGCAGATAATGTGGGCGATAACGTGGGAGATGTGGCCGGCATGGGTGCGGATCTGTTTGAATCCTATGTGGGTGCGCTGGTTTCGGCAATTACCCTGGGCGTGGTTGCCTATGGGATTTCCGGTGCCATGTTCCCGCTGATCATTGCGGCATTTGGCATTGTAGCTTCCGTGGTCGGAGCCGTTTTTGTGCGTGGCTCGGAGAAAGGCAGCCCACAGAGGTCTCTCAATCTGGGCAGCAATATTGCTTACCTGGTAGTGGTAGCCCTGTCCTTTCCTTTAAGTCTTGCGTTTTTTAACAGTGTGATGCCGGCGGTGGCTATCGTAGTCGGCCTGGTAGTAGGATTTGTAATCGGCACGGTGACTGAGTTTTATACATCAGAAAAATACGCGTCGGTACAGCACATCGCCCAGGAATCAGAGACGGGATCGGCGACGAATATCATAGCAGGTATTGCGGTGGGTATGAAATCAACGGTGGTGCCGATTGTCTGTATCGCGGTGGGAATCCTTCTGTCATACTTAAGCGCAGGGTTGTTCGGGATCGCTCTGTCGGCCGTCGGAATGCTGGCAACGGCAGGGAGCACGATCGCGGTAGACGCCTATGGGCCCATCGCAGACAATGCAGGGGGAATTGCAGAGATGTCCGGGCTGGATGCAAAGGTGCGCGGCATTACAGACAAGCTGGATTCTGTGGGAAATACGACTGCGGCAATCGGAAAAGGCTTTGCCATCGGTTCTGCTGCGCTGACTGCTCTGGCGCTGCTGGTTTCCTATGCGCAGGTGGTCAACATCGACACAATTAATATTCTGGACTTCCGCTGTATTATCGGTGTATTCATAGGCGGAATGCTCCCCTTCTTGTTTTCAGCGATTACCATGGAATCAGTATCTAAGGCTGCTTATAAGATGATCGGAGAGGTTCGCCGCCAGTTCCGTGACAGGCCCGGAATCCTGAAAGGTGAGGAAAAGCCGGATTACCGCGCATGTGTAGGAATCTCCACTACGGCAGCGCTTCATGAGATGATTATTCCGGGAATCATAGCTGTAGCCATGCCGCTGGCTGTTGGCCTCCTCCTGGGAACCGTAGCATTGGGCGGTATGCTGGCTGGGACTATAGTATCCGGAGTCCTTCTGGCTATTTTCATGTCTAATGCAGGCGGCGCATGGGATAATGCTAAGAAATACATCGAGGGCGGCATGTACGGCGGCAAGGGAAGTGAATCGCACAAGGCGGCGGTGGTGGGAGATACGGTAGGAGATCCATTCAAAGATACTTCAGGCCCTTCTATCAATATTCTGATCAAGCTGATGACGATTGTATCGCTGGTGTTCGCACCGCTGTTCCTGGCGGCAGGCAGCCTGCTATAA
- a CDS encoding MaoC family dehydratase — translation MISVGIKYCGGCNPRYDRSRMVTELIKEFPGISFIYDTSVYCPLWITVNGCPVACGADTELPAKEVVRLTQPKDFFQLRTRLQALCTDASSSRIQHCSVGDTATLQKTFTFSDTAAFSRLTGDTNEIHIPSAVASQGLFHRPIVQGILVSSLLSALMGARLPGSGTILLEEHVEYLRPVFPGDTVTAEICFREYTEHKNFYTGTFTGTCTLEGGSLAVSATYRQMMSKHFFTVRPNPPQQEM, via the coding sequence ATGATCTCTGTCGGAATAAAGTATTGCGGCGGCTGTAATCCAAGATACGACCGGAGCCGCATGGTAACGGAGCTGATTAAAGAATTTCCCGGGATTTCATTTATTTATGACACCTCCGTCTACTGCCCGCTCTGGATCACCGTCAATGGCTGCCCGGTTGCGTGCGGAGCAGACACTGAACTGCCTGCCAAAGAGGTGGTCCGTCTGACACAGCCGAAGGACTTCTTCCAGCTGCGTACCAGGCTTCAGGCGCTTTGCACAGATGCTTCCTCCTCCAGAATACAGCACTGTTCGGTCGGAGACACTGCTACATTACAGAAAACTTTTACGTTTTCAGATACGGCAGCATTCTCCAGGTTAACAGGGGATACCAACGAAATACATATTCCCTCGGCGGTGGCTTCCCAGGGGCTTTTCCACCGTCCTATCGTGCAGGGGATTCTGGTCAGCAGCCTCCTGTCCGCTCTCATGGGCGCCCGCCTGCCCGGCAGCGGAACCATTCTTCTGGAAGAGCATGTGGAGTATCTGCGTCCGGTTTTTCCGGGAGATACAGTGACCGCTGAGATTTGCTTCCGGGAATATACAGAGCATAAAAACTTTTACACGGGTACTTTTACCGGAACCTGCACCCTTGAGGGTGGTTCGCTGGCCGTGTCTGCCACCTACCGCCAGATGATGTCCAAGCATTTTTTTACCGTCCGGCCAAATCCTCCGCAGCAGGAGATGTGA
- a CDS encoding 4-hydroxyphenylacetate 3-hydroxylase family protein, producing MALMTGKEYVESIRKMNMQVYMFGEKVENPVDHPILRPSLNSVRMTYDLAQMPEYENLMTATSPFTGGKVNRFTHIHMSTEDLKNKVKMQRLCGQKTAACFQRCVGMDAFNAVYSTTYECDQSHGTKYHENFVKFLKYAQENDLTVDGAMTDPKGDRSRAPHAQEDPDLFLRVVERREDGIVVRGAKAHQTGIINSHEVIVMPTIAMGEDDKDYAVSFAVPVDTEGIFMIIGRQSCDTRKLEEGSLDVGNPEFGGVEALTVFDDVFVPNDRIFLNGEYEYAGVMVERFAGYHRQSYGGCKVGVGDVLIGAAAVAADYNGCPKASHIKDKIIEMQHLNETLYCCGIACSTEGTKTASGNYIIDLLLANVCKQNITRFPYEIARLAEDIAGGLMVTAPAEKDFRDPKMGPVIEKYFKGRADVSTENRLKIMRLIENLTLGTAAVGYRTESMHGAGSPQAQRIMISRQGNLAMKKALAKAIAHVEE from the coding sequence ATGGCGTTGATGACAGGGAAAGAGTATGTGGAAAGTATTCGTAAAATGAACATGCAGGTGTATATGTTTGGTGAGAAGGTGGAGAATCCGGTGGATCATCCGATTTTACGGCCGTCCCTGAACTCGGTGAGGATGACGTATGACCTGGCGCAGATGCCGGAGTATGAGAACCTGATGACGGCCACGTCGCCGTTTACCGGAGGGAAGGTCAACCGGTTTACACATATACATATGAGCACGGAAGATCTGAAGAATAAAGTAAAGATGCAGAGGCTTTGCGGCCAGAAGACAGCGGCCTGTTTCCAGAGATGTGTGGGCATGGATGCTTTTAATGCCGTATACAGTACGACCTATGAGTGTGACCAGTCCCATGGCACCAAATACCATGAAAATTTTGTGAAATTTCTGAAATATGCCCAGGAGAATGACCTGACGGTTGACGGAGCTATGACAGACCCCAAGGGTGACCGTTCCAGGGCTCCCCATGCCCAGGAAGATCCGGATCTGTTCCTGAGGGTTGTAGAGAGAAGAGAAGACGGTATCGTAGTGCGCGGAGCGAAGGCACATCAGACAGGTATCATCAACTCCCATGAAGTCATTGTCATGCCGACCATCGCCATGGGGGAGGACGATAAGGATTACGCCGTATCTTTTGCCGTTCCGGTGGATACCGAGGGAATCTTCATGATCATCGGACGTCAGTCCTGCGATACAAGGAAGCTGGAAGAGGGAAGCCTGGATGTGGGCAATCCTGAATTTGGCGGCGTGGAAGCGCTGACTGTATTTGATGATGTATTTGTGCCCAATGACCGGATTTTCCTGAACGGCGAATATGAGTACGCGGGCGTGATGGTAGAGCGGTTCGCCGGATATCACAGGCAGTCCTACGGCGGATGCAAGGTAGGGGTCGGTGACGTGCTGATCGGCGCGGCGGCAGTTGCGGCGGATTACAACGGATGCCCGAAGGCGTCCCACATCAAAGATAAAATTATTGAGATGCAGCATCTGAACGAGACTTTATATTGCTGTGGAATCGCCTGCTCGACAGAAGGAACGAAGACGGCGTCCGGCAACTATATCATTGACCTGCTGCTGGCCAATGTGTGCAAGCAGAATATTACCAGATTCCCCTATGAGATCGCGCGGCTGGCAGAGGATATTGCTGGCGGCCTGATGGTAACCGCTCCGGCGGAGAAGGATTTCCGTGATCCGAAGATGGGGCCGGTCATTGAAAAATATTTTAAGGGCAGGGCGGATGTGTCCACGGAAAACCGCCTGAAGATCATGCGCCTCATCGAGAATCTGACCCTGGGAACGGCCGCGGTCGGTTACCGTACGGAATCCATGCATGGAGCGGGCTCTCCCCAGGCACAGAGAATTATGATTTCCCGCCAGGGCAATCTGGCCATGAAAAAAGCGTTGGCGAAAGCGATCGCACATGTTGAGGAGTAA
- a CDS encoding acyl carrier protein, with amino-acid sequence MTNAQKYDRIFILNLKVTKEDLPGLKYHGIKQWDSMRHIDLVTDLEETFMIQLDTVDMLDLSSYEKGKEILAKYGVDVTE; translated from the coding sequence ATGACAAACGCACAAAAATATGATCGCATCTTTATACTAAATCTGAAAGTGACAAAGGAAGATTTACCGGGCCTGAAGTACCATGGAATCAAACAGTGGGATTCCATGCGGCACATTGACCTGGTGACAGACCTGGAAGAAACCTTTATGATCCAGCTGGATACCGTGGACATGCTCGATCTGTCGTCCTATGAGAAGGGAAAAGAAATTCTGGCCAAATACGGAGTAGACGTTACCGAATGA
- the rpoN gene encoding RNA polymerase factor sigma-54: MLKTELTQKQIVTQQMVQSAAILQMSAQELELYLQDLALENPVVELEEAPPQEDLQQMELQRKIDWLEEADYQNRAYYQEDRTAAGSKEDAWHSSDAQEQSLSEYLRLQLLPGTYSRQDWRILEYLIESLDARGYFTDGIRTAAEVLHVSEEKVKAMLEVIQGLEPAGIGAADLRECLLLQLRGRQEDTWLAEKIVESYLGEMGKNHLKEIARTLHATREQVQEACRMIRSLHPKPGSVFYTGESPGYIRPDALVLKEHDSEATFRIIIREGISGTFRISEYYQALEKETDDPETRHYLKAKLSQAFSVARDIETRKITLYRVVGAIVNRQSGFFSGSENHKKPLRLSDLAEDLEVHESTVSRALKGKYLQCSRGVFPLRYFLTGVAVADRESDEGQTPEEVKEAIRKIVEAEDKRKPLNDGEIQARLAGQNIHIARRTVNKYRQELGITDKAGRRIW; encoded by the coding sequence ATGTTAAAGACTGAACTCACGCAAAAACAGATAGTGACCCAGCAGATGGTGCAATCGGCAGCTATCCTGCAGATGAGCGCACAGGAGCTGGAGCTGTACCTGCAGGATCTGGCGCTGGAGAATCCGGTTGTAGAGCTGGAAGAAGCGCCGCCCCAGGAGGATCTTCAGCAGATGGAACTGCAGAGGAAGATTGACTGGCTGGAAGAGGCCGATTATCAGAACCGGGCGTATTACCAGGAGGACAGGACGGCGGCAGGAAGTAAGGAAGATGCCTGGCACAGTTCCGATGCTCAGGAACAGAGCCTTTCTGAATATTTGCGCCTGCAGCTTCTGCCGGGAACTTACAGCCGTCAGGATTGGAGGATCCTGGAGTACCTGATCGAGTCTCTGGATGCACGGGGCTATTTTACAGACGGCATACGGACAGCGGCAGAAGTGCTGCACGTATCAGAAGAGAAAGTGAAAGCCATGCTGGAAGTCATTCAGGGCCTGGAGCCTGCCGGTATCGGCGCCGCGGATCTGCGGGAATGCCTGCTGCTCCAGCTGCGCGGCAGACAGGAGGATACCTGGCTGGCAGAGAAGATCGTGGAGTCTTATCTGGGAGAAATGGGCAAGAATCACCTGAAGGAAATTGCCAGGACGCTGCATGCCACCCGTGAACAGGTGCAGGAGGCATGCCGGATGATACGAAGCCTGCATCCCAAGCCGGGAAGCGTCTTTTACACGGGAGAATCTCCGGGGTACATCCGGCCGGATGCGCTTGTATTAAAAGAACATGATTCGGAGGCCACTTTCCGCATCATCATCCGGGAGGGTATATCCGGCACTTTTCGGATCAGTGAATATTATCAGGCTTTGGAGAAAGAAACCGATGATCCGGAAACACGCCATTACCTGAAAGCAAAACTGTCCCAGGCTTTTTCTGTTGCGCGGGATATAGAGACGCGGAAAATCACGTTATACCGGGTGGTGGGCGCTATAGTCAACCGCCAGTCAGGCTTCTTCTCTGGCAGCGAAAATCATAAAAAGCCGTTAAGGCTGTCGGATTTGGCTGAGGATCTGGAAGTCCATGAGTCAACTGTCAGCAGGGCGCTGAAGGGCAAATATCTTCAGTGCAGCCGCGGCGTATTTCCTCTGAGGTACTTTTTGACAGGAGTGGCTGTCGCTGACAGGGAAAGCGATGAAGGGCAGACCCCGGAGGAGGTAAAGGAGGCAATCCGAAAGATTGTGGAGGCGGAGGACAAGCGAAAGCCTCTGAATGACGGCGAGATCCAGGCCAGGCTGGCCGGGCAGAACATACATATCGCCAGAAGGACGGTGAATAAATACCGGCAGGAATTAGGAATCACAGATAAGGCTGGAAGAAGAATCTGGTAA